One Artemia franciscana chromosome 7, ASM3288406v1, whole genome shotgun sequence DNA segment encodes these proteins:
- the LOC136029345 gene encoding solute carrier family 2, facilitated glucose transporter member 1-like — translation MSSSNKAWNYHFVCAIFTAAICSAYQMGFNIGVINAPVEAIKQWIKDSYSARYEESPSESKVDLFLALIATALPVGGLVGGFLNKPIAEKLGRKMGLLINMIFVLVGVSLEVCGFYIQSWELLIIGRIIAGINSGIGLGLGLMYLQEISPEEIKGAVSTIFQLTLTFSIMVAQVLGLNSVLGSQQLWVYLFLCKIPPVLIQVVGMFFIPESPKYLLVEKNLERKSRDALEWLRQTDKVDFEIEELKIELEKQKTIAKVKLLEYIYGDPVFRQQFWLGFLLLFAQQFSGINAVFSYSTAMFAKGEFDPQVLTIVLGCINFLVTFVSCFLIEKYGRKPLLLFGNFVMIGSLIALTICALFTSPVVSWIAFTAACIYILGFAIGPGAIPMILVCEMASQSAKPLAVAFGVFWNWFFNIIVVLTFPNLKQLLQSYVFLIYVASLIVSQILTWMYIPETKGKTEDEIQDIFHSRTG, via the coding sequence ATGTCATCGTCAAATAAAGCTTGGAATTATCATTTCGTTTGTGCTATTTTTACAGCTGCAATATGCTCTGCATACCAAATGGGATTTAATATTGGTGTTATTAATGCACCTGTAGAAGCGATAAAACAATGGATAAAAGACTCATACTCTGCAAGATATGAAGAAAGCCCTTCAGAGAGTAaagttgatttatttttggCCCTAATTGCCACTGCATTGCCTGTGGGAGGCCTTGTTGGTGGTTTTTTGAATAAACCCATTGCGGAAAAACTAGGTAGAAAAATGGGGTTGTTGattaatatgatttttgtaTTGGTGGGAGTTAGTTTAGAGGTATGTGGGTTTTATATCCAATCTTGGGAGCTACTGATTATTGGTCGAATCATTGCTGGAATTAACTCTGGTATTGGTCTTGGTCTAGGCCTTATGTATCTTCAAGAGATTTCACCAGAAGAAATTAAAGGAGCTGTATCTACCATTTTTCAGCTCACACTGACATTTTCAATTATGGTCGCCCAAGTTTTAGGGCTAAATTCAGTCTTGGGCTCACAACAACTTTGGGTTTATCTGTTTTTGTGTAAAATACCTCCTGTTCTTATCCAAGTCGTTGGAATGTTTTTTATTCCAGAAAGTCCGAAGTACCTGctagttgaaaaaaacctgGAGAGAAAATCCCGGGACGCCCTGGAATGGCTCAGACAAACAGATAAAGTTGACTTTGAAATAGAGGAACTAAAGATTgagcttgaaaaacaaaaaacaatagcaaaggtgaaacttttagaatATATATACGGGGATCCCGTTTTTCGACAGCAGTTTTGGCTTGGCTTTCTCCTGTTATTTGCTCAACAGTTTTCTGGGATTAATGCAGTATTTAGCTATTCAACAGCCATGTTTGCAAAAGGAGAGTTTGATCCACAGGTACTTACTATCGTCCTAGGATGTATAAACTTTTTGGTGACGTTTGTATCGTGCTTTCTGATCGAAAAATATGGACGAAAACCTTTGCTCCTGTTCGGAAATTTTGTAATGATCGGTAGTCTCATAGCATTGACAATCTGTGCGCTATTTACAAGCCCTGTAGTATCGTGGATAGCCTTTACAGCTGCATGCATTTACATATTGGGATTTGCCATTGGACCGGGTGCAATCCCAATGATTTTGGTATGTGAGATGGCTTCTCAGTCTGCTAAACCACTTGCTGTGGCGTTTGGAGTATTCTGGAACTGGTTTTTCAATATCATTGTTGTCCTCACTTTCCCAAATCTTAAACAATTACTTCAGTCGtatgtatttttaatatatgttGCTTCACTTATAGTGTCACAAATTTTAACATGGATGTATATCCCAGAAACTaagggaaaaactgaagatgaaattcaagatatttttcacaGTCGAACAGGATAA